In a single window of the Arachis hypogaea cultivar Tifrunner chromosome 6, arahy.Tifrunner.gnm2.J5K5, whole genome shotgun sequence genome:
- the LOC112805246 gene encoding uncharacterized protein: protein MRRYWKRRGGYHRLNGSNWWRRRHKKQVEQLGTTDTGATNRRRRTWRIKVSRKIRISRIPSPKKFLLWLRDSYVRMMLGVANSKVMSMSGSAVGYGGRSATTSMALGVVNSKPVKEYDEKMIVHIYKSLVMAQQQGHDEPQKFPSQITCP, encoded by the coding sequence ATGCGGAGGTACTGGAAGAGAAGAGGGGGATACCATAGACTAAATGGATCCAATTGGTGGCGGAGGAGGCACAAGAAGCAAGTGGAGCAGCTTGGAACCACCGACACCGGCGCCACCAACAGAAGGCGTAGGACATGGAGGATCAAGGTGTCCCGTAAGATCAGGATATCCAGAATCCCTTCGCCCAAGAAATTCTTGCTGTGGCTGAGGGATTCTTACGTTAGAATGATGCTTGGGGTGGCCAACTCTAAGGTCATGAGCATGAGCGGTTCTGCCGTCGGCTACGGTGGCAGAAGCGCAACCACGTCCATGGCCCTCGGAGTGGTGAATTCTAAGCCCGTGAAGGAGTATGATGAGAAGATGATTGTTCATATCTACAAGTCCTTGGTCATGGCGCAGCAGCAGGGACATGATGAACCACAAAAATTCCCTTCTCAAATCACTTGTCCATAA